The bacterium genome contains a region encoding:
- a CDS encoding citryl-CoA lyase: MSPTPWKTAITDTSEGRLVVRGVEISDAIEYLSFGAMVYLLWKGQPPSAGAARVMDAILVSSVDHGTTAPSPLAARVVMSGGNPLNAAVAAGVLAIGDSHGGAIEACAKLYQAWLMTSDEIPDVARLAPLIVEEFQQKQIRVPGYGHRVYQRDPRTLKLIEIAEREKLRGRAVDLALAIQDELEKRSGGKPLPLNVDGAIAALMSDLGFDWKLGKGFFILSRTAGLIAQANEERSREKPMRSFGQSAPEYDGPRDVKLD; this comes from the coding sequence ATGTCTCCAACGCCGTGGAAAACAGCAATTACCGACACTTCAGAAGGCAGATTGGTCGTTCGTGGAGTCGAGATCAGCGACGCGATCGAGTATCTGAGCTTCGGTGCAATGGTCTATCTACTCTGGAAAGGTCAGCCCCCCTCAGCCGGCGCCGCCCGGGTCATGGATGCGATTCTGGTCTCATCCGTGGATCACGGCACGACGGCTCCCTCCCCTTTGGCAGCCCGGGTAGTTATGAGCGGCGGCAACCCGCTGAATGCGGCAGTGGCGGCAGGTGTGCTGGCTATCGGAGACTCGCATGGGGGAGCCATTGAAGCCTGCGCCAAGCTCTATCAGGCGTGGCTAATGACCAGCGATGAGATTCCCGACGTGGCCCGACTGGCCCCACTGATTGTCGAGGAATTCCAGCAAAAACAAATACGTGTGCCCGGATATGGTCATCGGGTGTATCAGCGCGATCCCCGCACACTCAAATTAATAGAGATCGCTGAGCGGGAAAAGTTGCGGGGTCGGGCAGTGGATTTGGCTCTGGCCATCCAGGATGAACTCGAAAAGCGCTCCGGCGGCAAGCCTCTTCCGCTGAACGTGGATGGAGCGATTGCGGCGCTTATGTCCGATTTGGGATTCGACTGGAAACTCGGCAAGGGATTCTTCATCCTCAGCCGGACGGCCGGGCTGATTGCACAGGCAAATGAGGAGCGCAGTCGTGAAAAGCCCATGCGATCTTTCGGCCAGAGCGCCCCGGAGTATGACGGCCCACGGGACGTGAAATTGGATTGA